One window from the genome of Eucalyptus grandis isolate ANBG69807.140 chromosome 7, ASM1654582v1, whole genome shotgun sequence encodes:
- the LOC120295866 gene encoding uncharacterized protein LOC120295866, with product MSIEWGLPTVCDILKGAVILIKRPVKYAMSSKSFADDLREEVRKLENEARRVHDLAQVARNNSKCQQGLEEARKLLDDFDKASKTCCYGTLPDPYCRYRFSTKAEAEIQVIRGLAQDCIRFKALDDICFINTASGNVTAPTPARRDGKDAVQSTTATASVCSASTSIKLRNDDVFESRALMIRKIMDALANNSNSVVGVYGMGGIGKSTLLVDVERKIREEKSFDWVAKADVSENPDIKTIQGEIADALGLTEIKEKETISGRARLLHDRLKDEEREKKKVLIILDNLWEGLDLNKVGIPRGPHNNVMGCKLLLTSRDRDVLRREMGCDKAFHLSGLKEEEAKRLFERMVGDKVHDDKFKPWVKVALDKCAGLELFRDVNNMEEARNRLKSGICSLQASSLLLDNGGADDFKIHDLVRDFVALFVFRDHPLLVLKDEDKSITGLLKDKLKSCRAVCFPYVDMKELPQELDCPELQIFLLFTNNESLEVPYSLFRSMRKLMVLNLTGLRLTCTPLSPFQFLENLHTLCLDRCSLDNVAILGELKGLQILSFMNSDIYQLPREIGQLVELRLLDLNHCSQLEIIEPGVLQSLINLEELYMLNSFAQWNAMDQTPPTNASLIELNHMKNLCTLHVSIPNPSVLPEDLNVEKLTKYKIQIGNVLHSVE from the exons aTGTCGATTGAGTGGGGCCTTCCTACTGTTTGTGATATCTTGAAGGGGGCAGTTATTTTGATCAAGCGTCCAGTGAAATACGCGATGTCCTCCAAGAGCTTCGCCGACGATCTACGGGAAGAAGTCCGGAAACTGGAGAACGAGGCTCGGAGGGTCCACGATTTGGCACAAGTGGCCAGAAACAATT CAAAGTGCCAACAAGGCCTTGAGGAGGCGCGAAAACTGTTGGACGACTTCGATAAGGCGAGCAAGACTTGCTGCTACGGGACTCTTCCCGACCCCTACTGTCGCTATCGGTTCAGCACGAAGGCCGAGGCCGAGATCCAGGTCATTCGGGGACTCGCTCAAGACTGCATCAGATTCAAGGCATTGGACGACATTTGCTTCATCAATACTGCTTCGGGAAATGTCACTGCTCCGACTCCGGCCAGGAGAGACGGCAAAGACGCCGTCCAGTCGACCACCGCCACGGCCTCCGTTTGTTCTGCCTCGACGTCGATTAAGCTTAGGAACGATGACGTCTTCGAATCCAGAGCTTTGATGATACGGAAGATCATGGACGCTCTTGCCAATAACAGCAATAGTGTGGTCGGGGTTTATGGGATGGGCGGGATCGGCAAGTCCACCCTTTTAGTGGATgttgaaaggaaaataagagaAGAGAAGTCGTTTGATTGGGTCGCTAAGGCggacgtgtcggaaaatccagACATCAAGACGATTCAAGGAGAGATTGCGGACGCCTTGGGCCTTACTGAGATAAAGGAGAAAGAGACTATCAGCGGGCGAGCGAGACTTCTGCACGACAGGTTGAAAGAcgaggagagggagaaaaagaaggtCCTCATAATACTGGACAACCTGTGGGAGGGGCTCGACTTAAACAAAGTCGGCATTCCTCGCGGACCTCACAACAATGTCATGGGATGCAAATTGTTATTGACGTCAAGAGATCGTGATGTTTTGCGAAGGGAAATGGGCTGCGACAAGGCCTTCCACCTTAGCGGGCTGAAGGAGGAAGAGGCAAAAAGATTGTTTGAGAGGATGGTGGGAGACAAAGTTCATGATGACAAGTTCAAACCCTGGGTGAAAGTAGCGCTCGACAAATGTGCAG GTTTGGAGTTGTTTCGAGATGTTAACAACATGGAAGAAGCTAGAAATAGGTTGAAATCAGGGATTTGTAGTCTTCAAGCCTCCTCCCTTCTATTAGATAATGGAGGTGCGGATGATTTCAAGATACATGACTTGGTTCGTGACTTTGTTGCCTTGTTCGTTTTTAGAGATCACCCTCTTCTTGTGTTGAAAGATGAAGATAAGTCGATAACAGGGTTGTTGAAGGACAAGCTCAAAAGTTGTAGGGCAGTATGCTTTCCATACGTTGACATGAAGGAGCTTCCCCAAGAATTAGATTGCCCTGAATTGCAAATCTTTTTGTTGTTCACAAACAATGAATCTCTCGAGGTCCCATATTCATTATTTCGCTCTATGAGGAAACTCATGGTCTTAAATCTCACTGGGTTACGTCTCACTTGCACCCCTTTGTCGCCGTTTCAATTCTTGGAGAATTTACATACTCTGTGTCTTGACAGATGTTCATTAGATAATGTAGCCATTCTTGGCGAGCTGAAAGGGCTACAAATTCTTAGTTTTATGAACTCTGATATTTATCAATTGCCAAGAGAAATTGGGCAATTGGTAGAGCTGAGGTTGTTAGACTTGAATCATTGTTCACAACTTGAGATAATTGAACCGGGTGTGCTTCAAAGCTTGATCAATTTGGAGGAGTTATACATGCTGAATAGCTTTGCTCAATGGAATGCTATGGACCAAACTCCACCAACTAATGCCAGTTTGATTGAGTTGAATCACATGAAGAATCTCTGCACTTTGCATGTGTCCATTCCTAATCCGAGTGTGCTCCCAGAGGACCTAAACGTCGAGAAATTAACCAAGTATAAAATCCAAATAGGTAATGTGCTGCACTCGGTGGAGTGA
- the LOC104452828 gene encoding uncharacterized protein LOC104452828: MEGLPNLKEIWSDESPLELSNLQSLIVARCKSLLTVISSQSLLKLDKLHTLIIRDCVSVQEIFDLDGPIGSGNVETLSQLTILKLNKMRSLRCIWNKNPCGIVSFHILKELKVDECDNLRFMFFPSMVKSLTQVKDLSVEDCKKMEAIIMEEEGLGMETSEILALPMLTNLNLKNLESLKCFSHRKCSLEARSQDRVQSYSTALFNREVAFPSLKTLDIEAMDIEKIWDNQVAMDSFHNLKSLYVDGCNKLVNLVPSCMLGRLLSLEILEASDCGALEVVFKLQPLNTPNGHIIALPLKELTVSSLPELKCVWDKELHHQVKFQCLSSISVFKCKNLTSLFPALVARNLPQLEKLEIDECGIVELIEKEEGLVPKFVFPKLMSLELKDLRELKCIYTGKHTFYWPALKSLKVHGCDKVEILASHLENEMPLDRQPLFLIEKVAFPSLEALNIASLDNIEMIWDNQVAANSFPKLKSLCVVRCNKLVNIVCSFILRRLLSLERLDARRCGSLEVVFELQPQNHLDRNPIALPLKELTVSELPKLKCVWDKELCCQVKFQGLRSISISRCESLASLFPTSVAKDLMQLEELKIDECGIAEIIEKEYGLVPRFVFPKLTSLELKDLRELKCLCIGTHTSHWPALKSLKVHGCDKVEILASHLENEMPLDRQPLLLIEKGAFPNLQELKLDLSKRMEIWHGHFHDGEFFCKLSLLKLRHLSQESSISTCRFVESLTNLEELVVCESYLEDPSSNEEAIEGTSREMKVILPFSRHIRHLQTLDVSHCDGLSKMFTPTIAENLVALTKLRISNCKILTEVINDEEGGDGRVVAFNQLKYMELDGLIGLRSFSSGGYTLMFPLLEDIIVTRCPNMNFFSQGPTEASKLKRVQVSKEARFWAGNLNITIQNMFEEMGTFAGVEKMLLSEFLGLIGKWHTELNPIKSYWQLKSVVVDKCPSFINAIPSRLMLVLDNLSFLQVCDCKLLEEIFDLEGLEAVESTRVLPKLWELNLANLPKLRRLWNKDLQESIRFDSLAILILYNCSNLGHAFTSSMAQCLANLYWMEIKECGQMEEVIVEEEGQGSAMDKITFPNLKRMKLEWLPNLTCFLSTKNHTMECSNLQMLSINHCPKMRSLTGQSRMDNDHGTPAFFTSQVQFPKLWSMDLSHMDNLSKIWTNAPQETLTFDCLLEVEVRNCKGLGNLFPYWVATSLTQLGKLQVESCEIEEIVASGDDSPRSNTTQDLFPKLTSLVLHDMPRLKSFCPNLPLNLPLLEELRVTHCEKLSMLSFVASMNRWAKRDDQQDLSDQEAHSSFERDFPNLERLLLVNNNIQMIQDGNFSDDMFSKLKALTLACFHDKKAAFPSRFVLERFQNLQSLEVFCSSFEDLFPDEGLVEERKHPVLENLRELKLNKLHNLKCVWREDSLVSKILQGIETFKVWDCPCLATIFPTETSFQNLTNLVVKNSSGLVHLVTTSVVTNLVHLTYMTIIGCERMKEVVADDGNREGKVISFGKLERLTLEHLPNLECFSSIPSYIFRFPSLWRIKVEECPKMKIFSKGTLSTPKLDYVTLFRYKWEWNWEKGDDLNTTIQKLAA; the protein is encoded by the exons ATGGAAGGACTTCCCAATCTAAAAGAGATATGGAGCGATGAATCTCCATTGGAACTAAGCAATCTCCAATCTCTCATAGTGGCGCGGTGTAAATCTCTCTTGACAGTTATTAGCTCCCAGTCGTTGTTGAAACTAGACAAGTTACACACTTTAATTATCAGAGACTGCGTTTCGGTGCAAGAAATCTTTGACCTTGACGGACCAATCGGTAGTGGAAATGTTGAGACTCTCTCTCAATTaaccattttgaaattaaataaaatgaggagCTTGAGGTGTATATGGAACAAGAATCCTTGTGGAATAGTGAGTTTCCATATTTTAAAGGAGTTGAAGGTGGATGAATGTGACAACCTTAGGTTTATGTTTTTCCCATCCATGGTTAAATCTCTCACCCAAGTGAAAGATCTAAGTGTAGAGGATTGCAAGAAGATGGAGGCAATCATTATGGAGGAAGAAGGGCTTGGAATGGAAACATCGGAAATTCTAGCACTCCCGATGTTAACCAACttaaacttgaaaaatttggaaagtttgaagtgctTCTCTCACAGAAAGT GTTCACTAGAAGCTCGAAGTCAAGACCGGGTCCAATCATACTCCACTGCACTCTTCAATcgagag GTTGCCTTTCCTAGTTTGAAGACATTAGATATCGAGGCCATGGATATCGAGAAGATATGGGACAATCAAGTCGCTATGGATTCTTTCCATAATCTTAAATCCCTTTATGTCGATGGATGCAATAAGCTAGTGAACCTTGTTCCTTCTTGCATGCTAGGACGACTCTTGAGCCTAGAAATTTTGGAGGCAAGCGACTGTGGTGCGCTTGAAGTTGTTTTCAAACTTCAACCACTGAATACTCCAAATGGACATATTATTGCTCTTCCATTAAAAGAGCTTACAGTATCAAGCTTACCAGAGCTAAAGTGTGTATGGGATAAGGAACTCCACCATCAAGTTAAATTTCAGTGTCTAAGTTCTATTAGCGTTTTTAAATGCAAGAACCTCACCTCTCTGTTTCCAGCTTTAGTAGCTAGAAATCTACCGCAACTTGAGAAGCTAGAGATTGATGAATGTGGCATTGTGGAACTCATCGAGAAGGAAGAAGGACTAGTTCCCAAGTTCGTGTTCCCAAAATTAATGTCCCTCGAGCTTAAGGATCTAAGAGAGTTGAAGTGCATCTACACTGGAAAACATACTTTCTATTGGCCAGcattgaagagcttgaaggtGCATGGTTGTGACAAAGTGGAGATACTTGCATCACACCTTGAGAATGAGATGCCACTTGATAGACAGCCTCTCTTCTTGATAGAAAAG GTTGCATTTCCTAGCTTGGAGGCATTAAATATCGCTAGCTTGGATAACATCGAGATGATATGGGACAATCAAGTTGCCGCAAATTCTTTTCCTAAGCTAAAATCGCTTTGTGTGGTTAGATGCAATAAGCTGGTCAACATTGTTTGTTCTTTCATTCTAAGACGACTCTTGAGCCTGGAAAGATTGGATGCAAGAAGATGTGGTTCCCTTGAAGTGGTTTTTGAACTTCAACCACAGaaccatctagatagaaatcctATTGCTCTTCCATTAAAAGAGCTGACGGTATCGGAATTACCAAAGCTAAAGTGTGTATGGGATAAGGAACTCTGCTGTCAAGTTAAGTTCCAAGGTCTACGTTCTATTAGCATTTCTAGATGCGAAAGCCTTGCTTCTCTGTTTCCAACCTCAGTAGCTAAAGATCTCATGCAACTTGAGGAGTTGAAGATCGATGAATGTGGCATTGCGGAAATCATCGAAAAGGAATATGGACTAGTTCCTAGGTTTGTATTCCCAAAGTTAACCTCTCTTGAGCTTAAGGATCTGAGAGAGTTGAAGTGCTTGTGCATTGGAACACATACTTCCCATTGGCCGGCATTAAAGAGCTTGAAGGTGCATGGTTGTGACAAAGTGGAGATACTTGCATCACACCTTGAGAATGAGATGCCACTTGATAGACAGCCTCTCTTGTTGATAGAAAAG GGGGCATTCCCTAATCTCCAAGAGTTAAAGTTGGATTTATCGAAACGGATGGAAATATGGCATGGGCATTTTCATGATGGGGAATTCTTTTGCAAGCTTAGTTTGCTTAAGCTTCGTCATCTCTCCCAAGAGTCTTCAATATCCACATGTCGCTTCGTTGAGAGTTTAACCAACTTGGAAGAGCTTGTTGTATGTGAATCTTATCTAGAAGACCCAAGTAGCAATGAGGAAGCCATAGAAGGCACGAGTCGTGAGATGAAAGTAATATTACCATTTTCAAGACATATTCGACATTTGCAAACTCTAGATGTGTCACATTGTGATGGGTTATCAAAAATGTTCACACCGACAATTGCTGAAAATTTGGTGGCACTCACAAAATTGAGGATAAGTAATTGTAAAATATTGACAGAAGTCATTAATGATGAGGAAGGTGGGGATGGCCGTGTGGTGGCTTTCAATCAATTGAAGTATATGGAGCTTGATGGGTTGATAGGGTTGAGAAGTTTCAGCTCAGGTGGATACACTTTGATGTTCCCACTCTTGGAAGATATCATTGTGACTAGATGTCCCAACATGAATTTTTTCTCTCAAGGACCAACGGAGGCATCAAAGTTAAAGAGAGTTCAAGTATCAAAGGAAGCGCGGTTTTGGGCAGGAAACCTCAACATCACCATCCAGAATATGTTTGAAGAAATG ggcACGTTTGCTGGAGTAGAGAAAATGCTGCTATCTGAGTTCCTTGGGTTGATTGGAAAATGGCACACCGAACTTAATCCCATCAAGTCGTATTGGCAACTAAAATCAGTGGTGGTAGATAAATGTCCATCATTTATTAATGCTATTCCATCCAGATTGATGCTGGTCTTAGACAATTTGAGCTTTTTGCAAGTGTGCGATTGTAAGTTGCTTgaagaaatatttgatttggaAGGGCTGGAGGCTGTGGAAAGCACTCGAGTATTGCCTAAGCTATGGGAATTGAACTTGGCCAATTTACCTAAATTGAGGCGACTGTGGAACAAAGATCTTCAAGAATCAATACGCTTTGATTCTTTGGCTATTCTCATCCTTTATAATTGCAGTAACTTGGGACATGCTTTTACTTCATCAATGGCTCAGTGCCTTGCCAATCTTTATTGGATGGAAATAAAGGAGTGTGGTCAAATGGAAGAAGTGATCGTAGAGGAAGAAGGGCAGGGAAGCGCAATGGATAAGATTACATTCCCGAATCTCAAGCGGATGAAATTGGAATGGTTGCCCAATTTGACTTGTTTCCTCTCGACAAAAAATCATACGATGGAATGCTCCAACTTACAAATGCTGAGCATTAACCATTGCCCCAAGATGAGAAGTTTGACTGGGCAATCTCGGATGGATAATGATCATGGCACCCCTGCATTTTTCACTTCCCAG GTACAATTTCCTAAACTTTGGTCGATGGATCTCTCCCACATGGacaatttaagcaaaatatGGACTAACGCTCCTCAAGAAACTCTGacttttgattgtttattggAAGTGGAGGTTCGAAACTGTAAGGGACTTGGAAATTTGTTTCCGTATTGGGTGGCTACAAGTTTAACCCAACTTGGAAAACTTCAAGTGGAGTCTTGTGAGATCGAGGAAATAGTCGCTAGTGGGGATGACAGTCCACGCTCCAATACTACTCAAGATCTTTTCCCAAAACTAACCTCTCTGGTGTTACATGACATGCCACGACTCAAGAGCTTTTGTCCTAACTTGCCTTTGAATTTGCCATTATTGGAGGAATTACGAGTGACTCATTGTGAAAAACTGAGCATGTTATCCTTTGTGGCATCCATGAATAGATGGGCTAAAAGAGATGATCAACAAGACCTTTCAGATCAAGAAGCACACTCTTCATTTGAGAGG GACTTTCCCAACTTGGAGAGACTTTTATTAGTCAATAACAATAttcagatgatacaagatgGAAATTTTTCGGATGACATGTTCAGTAAGCTAAAAGCACTAACACTAGCATGCTTTCATGATAAAAAGGCAGCCTTTCCTTCCAGATTCGTCCTAGAGAGATTTCAGAATCTACAAAGCCTTGAAGTCTTCTGTAGCTCCTTTGAAGATTTATTCCCGGACGAAGGGCTTGTTGAAGAAAGGAAACATCCGGTGcttgaaaatttaagagaaCTTAAGTTGAACAAGCTACACAACTTAAAGTGTGTGTGGAGAGAAGACTCTTTAGTGTCGAAAATTCTTCAAGGCATCGAAACATTTAAGGTTTGGGATTGTCCCTGTTTGGCAACAATATTTCCAACCGAGACATCCTTCCAGAATCTGACAAATTTAGTGGTGAAGAATTCCTCTGGATTGGTACATCTAGTAACGACTTCGGTAGTCACAAATTTGGTACATCTCACTTATATGACTATAATAggatgtgaaagaatgaaagaagtagTGGCTGACGATGGAAACAgagaaggaaaagtgatttcttttggGAAGCTAGAACGGTTGACACTTGAACATCTGCCAAACTTAGAATGCTTCTCTTCCATCCCAAGTTACATCTTTAGGTTCCCATCCTTATGGAGAATTAAAGTGGAAGAGTGCCCGAAAATGAAGATCTTTTCTAAGGGTACACTAAGCACACCAAAATTAGATTATGTGACACTGTTCAGATACAAGTGGGAATGGAATTGGGAGAAGGGTGATGATCTCAATACAACCATACAGAAGTTAGCAGCATAA